The genomic DNA TTGGTTGGAGCGGCCTTTGCTAGCGTCGCTCGTAAAAAGAGGGTTGTATTGTCGGTGATTTTTATAGTTGTTTTTACTGTGCTTGTGGGTATGTCGGCCGCAGTAGTGCGCGCGGCTATTATGGGTTCGATTGGGCTCTTTGCCTTGTATTTTGGTAGGTCGACACGAGTTACTTTGACCCTGCTTATGAGCGCGCTCCTTATGAATTTGTATAATCCAAAAATCATTACATATGATGCCGGATTTCAACTTTCATTTGCAGCTACTTGTGGAATTATTTATGTTTCTCCGAAAATCGAAAAGTGGTTTGTAAGAGTGCCGGAAATTTGTGGGATTCGGGAAGGACTTCAAATGACTATTGCCGCTCAAATCAGCACTTTGCCAATTATTTTGTTTCACTTTGGGCGGCTTTCACTCGTTTCACCTCTGGCAAATATAATGGTTGCTCCATTTATTCCACTTAGTATGGCCGCAGGTGCTATCGCATTTTTGGTAAGCTTGATTTCAAATTTATTGTCTCAGATTTTTATAGGTATTACATGGATTTTTCTTGAGATTATAATTCAAATCACGCTTTTTTGCGCCGCGATACCTTTTGCAAGTTTGGATATTAGTGGATTTGATATTATTTTGCTACTTGGTACTTATACGTTTTTGTATATTTGGTTAAAGGAGAATTGAAAGGTGTTTTTTTAAGATTTTCCGAGTATATTTGTTATATGAAAAAAGAAAAAATCATAGAAATATTTGAAATGCTTCGTCGATTGTATCCGAATCCAAAACCCGCATTGGATCACAAAGATGCATTTACTTTGCTCATTGCAGTTATTTTGTCGGCTCAATGTACCGATGAGCGTGTAAATAAAGTGACGCCGAATTTGTTTCCCAAATATGATTCTCCTGAGAAAATTTTGGAACTTGGAATCGAAAAATTAAAAGAAATTATTCATAGCTGTGGATTTTTTAATGCGAAGGCCGGAAGTATTATTGGGATGTGCCATGGATTGCTTGAAAATCATAATGGGCAGGTTCCAAGTACTTTGGATGAACTTATCAAACTTCCAGGTGTTGGGCGTAAGACTGCTTCTGTTGTTCTTTGCCAATGGTTCAAG from Candidatus Peregrinibacteria bacterium includes the following:
- the nth gene encoding endonuclease III; protein product: MKKEKIIEIFEMLRRLYPNPKPALDHKDAFTLLIAVILSAQCTDERVNKVTPNLFPKYDSPEKILELGIEKLKEIIHSCGFFNAKAGSIIGMCHGLLENHNGQVPSTLDELIKLPGVGRKTASVVLCQWFKVPTVPVDTHVHRITNRLGLVKTKTPEKTEFAFRKVVPEKYWIDGHLQIIFHGRQTCISRKPKCSECALKDLCEWVEKERY